From the Oscarella lobularis chromosome 13, ooOscLobu1.1, whole genome shotgun sequence genome, one window contains:
- the LOC136194773 gene encoding protocadherin Fat 4-like isoform X2, whose translation MRATLCSLLLVLLLISEGGCFWWSRRRRRPPPPCYARNCQVNLWNAWNSCSKKCGSGTQYRYRSVSVSPMCGGYSCPSTSASKSCSDGCAHRCSSFSGRCSCYTGYYLSSNLKSCRIRNCGSPSASYCPSYRTYGSTCKYPSFSCSSGTTYGKKCYVSCPSNYARATGSSSITCSSSGSWPSHSTIWCYNRCSLSIRMSSVSVAENASVGNTVGWLSSSDSDCSGISYQLVNSAGSRFRISGSRVLVNSRLNYESSSTHAIKIRATEPGGIVIEKPFTISILNVNESPTGISLSNRYVNENSAYGTVVGSFTTHDPDTGQSHSLTLLNSAGGRFRIQGNQLQVAVSNSRCLSYGGSYCSLNYEAKTSHYIGVRSRDSGTPSKYINRYLYVYLRNVNDRPRNLRLSGRTLQENATIGTVVGTLTASDEDFVQSLTYSLTNNAGGRFSISSGNKVVLATRSGIDYETATSHLITVLVKDSGSPSLSLSSSFSIYISNVNEPPGMITFSSTGGQRWFRSNSASVNENSAKTTVVGTLMGYDPDAGDKLAFGLDATSGGRFALKSSSAVCSSGSFGSWKSRCTVPVIVNGDLNYEVASRRTISVRLADEGNLIKRENRLIEIRNLNDPPRDIILSSRYVNENRNNAIVGTFRTIDEDTRDTFTYKLLNSAGGKFVLGGATLITAVNANLNYEIQRSYFITVQSTDSGKLSYSKNFWLYVNDVNESPGFVTITANRVAENSAQGTTVGLLYASDPDNQKQTRQRVTYALIDSAGGRFRMVGNTVQVAVSNARCLAIGGSACLLNYEAVTSHRIVVRATDNGSPPLWRNTAITIYLRNVNDRPRDLSINKFQVKEKAAIGTAIGTLTARDEDTGQRLSYRLTDSDGGRFSLKGAQLLKAKSTDYETKTAHSVVVSVTDNGSPPLSISRKITIEVLDEKEPPVSIRFSDTGSQLSFSNNSPRIRENSALNTVIGRVIARDQEKGVLTLSLDEDADGLFQLATSTMCTVSGGFTVCFANVVVAGSLNYEENNRHTVIVRATDVSGLHKAVRFTITVVDVNDKPEDITLSFSEILENMNGALVGRLTTLDEDSSQTHTYVLENGAGGRFIRVGSDIRVSSSANLDYETVSQYTISVKTSDNGSPSMSTSKNFVIEVLDVNEKPVTVRLNGNRVRENSGIGTTIGIMSVIDPDNTRTPLQTFSYTLKESAGSLFRVDNNVVKVAASNVRCLALGGNECLLNYERQNVYDIVVQATDSGFPPLSVSVTLSITVTDENDKPRNLNVSDNKVRENSVVGTRVGFLSADDEDGDSIAFSLSHSDNGMFRIVGNQLQTAKAFDYEISKVYNVTVVARDSGLPPLWISRTFLVDVLDANEQPAFINLTDTNGQLSFVRDKPRIDENTFSGTVVGTVVSSDPDTGDTLEFHLNDDAEGRFSLGNVTCRTKRLVTCWTSLVVAESLNYEESSSHSIEIRSTDSKGKSITSAFTIAVVNVNDGPEDILLSETSIEENQNSAFLGSLTTIDDDVGDSHTYALIKTAGGRFVIFGENLLTAADANLDYEERSEYIIGVRSTDSGSPPRAFRKKFTIKVVDVNEEPSALLLKGNKVKENSPKGTPVGTLSAVDPDNAATNRQTLTFTLVDSAGGRFAIEDGVVKVAMSNVRCLSYGGQACQINYESAQSHNITVAVTDDGNPVRRRDFVLTIYVTDANDKPRNLTIDSFQVDENEPVGTLVGNLSAFDEDVGDVLSFELLQHNVGFEIRGNELLKARSANYETKKSHNITVLVTDNGEPSEWTMKSFVIEVVDKNEAPVEIIFTDEDGQLSFVDNKPQVEENSPNGTVIGMLMGLDADAEQLLTFFLYDDDEGQFGILNATANCSSNVSAPGVRTVCSAKIITKNSFNYEDPVSHSIAVRATDAGHLNKTAQFFIRIVDVNEKPTGILYSGNTSVSENRIDVVLGYMATIDKDQFQSYTYTLADDAGGRFVVEGHILKVSSSANLDYEFAERHAVVVNSTDSGSPPLSVSETFVIQVLDVNEAPSAVILDRNTVIENSPSNTVIGNLSSVDSDYSQTHSYKLVDSSDGRFILAGNTLKTAVSNVRCLEVGGSECILNHEKAEERYIRVRATDSGSPPLSVESQLKIRVADANDRPRNLTLSSSEVHENVPAGTEIGTLGAKDEDDSQELVFDLAYENRDHFRIIGNELQMTITPNFEMTRLYSVIIIAQDNGIPQMNVSKTFSIEILDVNEPPFDVNVTDEYGLMNFSRGMPRVDENTSKGTIIGKVVAKDYDANDTLMFFLDDDSGGHFALETTTCQSEAGVADVHTVCWTTLVVSANLDYESDDHLQHINISVYDSGELSVVRQFVVAIGNVNYRPKDIKFSDVTQGSVKENQENAFVASLVTIDDDQSDKHTYELIGSANNRFTIDGNTLTTIASLDYEDESEHTVVIRSIDSGFPPLYVDKNFTIHVTDVNEAPSAVMVKDNDVKENSEIGTLVGKLHADDPDNARTTRQVVTFTMTDSASGRFMIEGDVVVVAISNQRCLAFGGAECKINYETAKWHNITIRAEDDGTPRLGRTFNLTIYVTDVNDQPRNLEIDAYQVEENETADTLVGSFLATDEDEGDVLSYTLLDDDEGQFKVNGSDLLKARGTDYETRKSHAITVEVTDSKEPVK comes from the exons atGAGAGCTACACTCTGTTCACTTTTGCTCGTTCTTCTGCTTATTTCAGAAGGCGGCTGTTTCTGgtggagtcgtcgtcgtcgtcgtccgcctCCTCCGTGCTACGCAAGAAACTGTCAG GTCAACTTATGGAATGCGTGGAACTCCTGTTCTAAAAAGTGCGGCTCGGGCACGCAGTACCGTTATCGCTCCGTCTCGGTGTCACCGATGTGCGGAGGCTATTCGTGTCCTTCTACTTCG GCCAGTAAAAGCTGCAGCGATGGTTGTGCCCACCGCTGCTCTTCGTTCTCTGGTAGatgctcatgctacacggGCTATTACCTGTCGTCAAACTTAAAGAGTTGCCGGATTCGCAACTGCGGATCGCCGTCAGCGAGTTACTGCCCTTCTTATAGGACGTACGGTTCGACCTGCAAATACCCGTCCTTCTCATGCAGTTCCGGAACGACTTATGGGAAAAAGTGCTACGTCTCGTGCCCAAGCAATTACGCTCGCGCAACGGGCAGCTCTTCGATCACTTGCTCTTCGTCCGGTTCCTGGCCGTCACACAGCACAATTTGGTGTTATAATCGGTGTTCGCTTTCG ATTCGAATGTCTAGCGTGTCTGTCGCAGAGAACGCTAGCGTGGGAAATACCGTGGGATGGCTTTCCTCTAGCGATTCGGACTGCAGCGGAATCTCGTATCAGCTGGTAAATAGCGCCGGGAGTAGATTCAGAATATCCGGAAGTCGAGTTCTTGTCAACTCCAGGCTTAACTACGAATCGTCGAGCAC GCACGCAATCAAGATCCGCGCCACGGAGCCTGGAGGCATTGTAATCGAGAAACCATTTACCATATCAATTTTGAACGTGAATGAATCTCCAACTGGAATATCG CTCTCAAATCGATACGTAAATGAGAATAGCGCCTACGGAACTGTAGTCGGAAGTTTCACGACTCACGATCCCGACACGGGGCAATCTCACAGTCTTACACTGCTAAACAGTGCCGGGGGCCGATTTCGAATTCAAGGAAATCAGCTTCAGGTTGCGGTGTCAAACAGCCGGTGTCTCTCTTACGGTGGCAGTTACTGCTCGTTAAATTACGAAGCGAAGACCTCTCATTATATCGGAGTTCGCAGCCGCGACAGCGGTACTCCGTCAAAATACATTAATCGATATTTGTATGTCTATTTGCGAAATGTGAACGATCGTCCGAGAAACCTTCGGCTTTCTGGAAGAACCTTACAAGAAAATGCGACAATCGGTACCGTAGTAGGAACGCTAACGGCGTCTGACGAAGATTTCGTGCAATCGCTGACGTACTCGCTAACCAACAATGCCGGTGGCCGATTTTCTATAAGTAGCGGCAATAAAGTGGTGCTCGCTACGAGAAGTGGAATTGACTATGAAACAGCAACCAGTCACTTGATTACCGTTCTCGTGAAAGACAGTGGAAGCCCGTCTCTGAGTTTATCTTCTTCGTTTAGTATCTATATTTCGAACGTAAACGAGCCGCCGGGAATGATCACGTTTTCGTCCACCGGTGGACAGCGGTGGTTTAGGAGCAATTCGGCTTCAGTGAATGAGAACTCCGCCAAGACTACAGTTGTTGGAACGTTGATGGGCTACGATCCGGACGCCGGTGATAAGCTCGCGTTTGGCCTGGACGCTACTTCCGGTGGACGGTTTGCTTTGAAGTCGAGCTCGGCGGTGTGTTCATCGGGCTCCTTTGGC AGTTGGAAGAGTCGATGCACGGTGCCAGTGATTGTTAATGGCGACCTCAACTACGAAGTGGCATCTCGTCGCACTATCTCAGTTCGACTCGCAGATGAGGGCAACCTaatcaaaagagaaaatcgcttGATTGAGATCAGGAACTTGAATGATCCTCCGCGAGACATCATCCTGTCTAGCCGATACGTCAACGAAAACCGAAACAACGCGATTGTCGGCACTTTtcggacgatcgacgaagataCGAGGGACACTTTTACGTACAAGTTGCTAAATTCGGCTGGTGGAAAATTTGTTCTTGGCGGCGCGACGCTCATAACGGCAGTGAATGCGAACTTAAACTATGAAATTCAGCGATCATATTTCATCACCGTACAATCAACTGACTCTGGAAAACTCTCCTATAGCAAGAACTTTTGGCTTTATGTCAACGACGTAAACGAGAGTCCTGGATTCGTCACGATAACAGCAAACCGAGTAGCAGAGAACAGTGCTCAAGGCACGACAGTTGGACTACTCTACGCCAGCGATCCAGACAATCAGAAGCAGACGCGGCAACGGGTGACGTACGCGCTTATAGACAGTGCCGGCGGTCGGTTTAGGATGGTCGGAAACACTGTTCAAGTGGCCGTTTCGAATGCGCGCTGCCTCGCTATTGGCGGATCGGCGTGTCTGCTCAACTACGAAGCCGTGACGTCGCATCGTATTGTCGTACGCGCTACAGATAACGGGAGTCCACCTCTATGGCGAAACACTGCTATCACAATCTATTTGAGGAACGTAAACGATCGACCTCGAGATCTTTCGATAAACAAGTTCCAAGTCAAAGAGAAAGCTGCCATTGGCACGGCGATTGGAACTTTGACTGCAAGGGATGAAGACACCGGCCAGCGTCTTTCTTATCGACTAACTGATAGCGATGGTGGGCGATTCAGTTTGAAAGGAGCCCAATTGCTTAAGGCCAAGTCGACAGACTATGAAACGAAAACAGCACATTCTGTCGTTGTCTCAGTGACCGACAACGGGTCGCCGCCACTGTCG ATCTCTCGGAAAATTACAATTGAGGTGTTGGATGAGAAAGAGCCGCCGGTTTCTATTCGTTTCAGCGACACCGGGAGTCAGCTTAGTTTTTCAAACAATTCTCCACGCATCAGGGAGAATAGTGCGCTTAATACTGTCATCGGAAGAGTGATAGCTCGCGATCAGGAGAAGGGTGTGTTGACTCTTTCCTTAGATGAAGATGCCGACGGTCTTTTTCAATTGGCAACTTCTACCATGTGTACGGTCTCG GGAGGTTTTACTGTCTGCTTCGCAAATGTCGTTGTTGCGGGCTCACTTAATTACGAAGAAAATAATCGGCACACCGTTATTGTGCGTGCTACTGACGTCAGTGGACTTCACAAAGCTGTCCGCTTCACTATTACCGTCGTTGATGTGAATGACAAGCCAGAG GACATCACCCTTTCATTTTCTGAGATTTTAGAAAATATGAACGGTGCCCTCGTCGGACGTCTTACCACTTTGGACGAAGATTCATCTCAGACTCACACTTATGTGCTGGAAAACGGAGCAGGTGGTAGATTTATTAGAGTGGGTAGCGATATTCGCGTATCATCGTCAGCCAATTTGGACTACGAGACGGTTTCGCAGTACACTATTTCTGTCAAAACATCCGACAATGGTTCGCCGTCCATGTCAACCAGTAAGAATTTTGTTATAGAGGTGTTGGACGTCAATGAAAAACCTGTAACGGTGAGACTGAATGGCAATCGTGTTCGTGAAAATAGCGGCATCGGAACGACGATAGGCATCATGTCTGTAATTGATCCTGATAATACCAGGACGCCTCTTCAAACATTCTCTTACACGCTTAAGGAAAGTGCAGGAAGTCTATTCAGGGTGGATAATAACGTTGTCAAGGTGGCCGCGTCGAATGTACGGTGCTTGGCTCTTGGAGGAAACGAATGCCTTTTGAATTACGAAAGACAAAACGTGTACGACATCGTCGTGCAAGCAACCGATAGTGGATTTCCGCCGTTATCTGTCAGCGTTACGTTGAGCATCACTGTTACCGATGAGAATGACAAACCGAGGAACCTTAATGTTTCAGACAACAAAGTGAGGGAAAACAGCGTGGTTGGCACCAGAGTTGGATTTTTATCTGCTGACGATGAAGATGGAGACAGTATAGCGTTTTCATTGTCCCACTCTGACAATGGCATGTTTAGAATAGTAGGAAATCAGCTGCAAACCGCGAAGGCATTCGATTACGAAATTTCCAAAGTTTACAACGTAACTGTTGTGGCTAGAGACAGTGGTTTACCTCCTCTATGG ATTTCCAGAACGTTTCTCGTTGATGTTCTTGACGCCAATGAACAGCCAGCTTTTATCAACTTGACTGACACGAATGGACAGCTGTCTTTTGTTCGAGACAAGCCTCGAATTGATGAAAACACTTTTAGTGGCACTGTGGTAGGCACAGTTGTAAGCTCGGATCCAGACACTGGCGATACATTGGAATTTCACTTGAATGACGACGCAGAAGGAAGATTTTCACTTGGAAATGTTACATGCAGGACAAAAAGATTG GTAACGTGCTGGACTTCATTAGTTGTCGCAGAGTCGCTCAACTACGAAGAAAGTTCTAGTCATAGCATCGAAATTCGTTCCACCGACTCTAAAGGCAAATCAATCACGTCTGCGTTTACTATTGCTGTTGTAAACGTTAACGACGGCCCCGAGGACATCCTGCTGTCTGAGACATCAATCGAAGAAAACCAAAACAGCGCATTCTTAGGCAGTCTGACGaccattgacgacgacgttggagaCAGTCACACGTACGCCTTAATAAAGACGGCAGGTGGCCGATTCGTAATTTTTGGTGAAAACCTACTAACAGCAGCTGACGCCAATTTGGATTACGAAGAACGATCCGAATACATAATAGGTGTACGATCGACTGACTCTGGATCGCCTCCACGAGCTTTTCGTAAAAAATTCACGATAAAAGTGGTAGATGTGAACGAAGAGCCAAGTGCTCTATTGTTGAAAGGCAATAAGGTGAAAGAGAACAGTCCTAAAGGAACTCCTGTTGGGACCTTGTCGGCGGTTGATCCGGACAACGCGGCAACTAATCGCCAGACTTTGACGTTTACTTTGGTTGATAGTGCAGGGGGTCGCTTTGCTATCGAAGATGGTGTGGTAAAGGTAGCGATGTCAAATGTGCGTTGCTTGTCGTACGGTGGACAGGCGTGCCAAATCAACTATGAATCGGCGCAAAGCCACAATATCACCGTCGCTGTGACCGATGATGGAAATCCTGTGCGTCGCCGCGATTTCGTACTGACGATCTACGTCACTGACGCCAACGATAAACCGCGAAATCTTACGATCGATAGCTTccaagtcgacgaaaacgagcctGTTGGTACATTGGTGGGAAATTTAAGCGCTTTCGACGAGGACGTCGGCGATGTTCTCTCGTTTGAGTTACTGCAGCACAACGTCGGATTTGAAATACGTGGCAATGAGCTTTTGAAAGCGAGGTCGGCTAACTACGAGACAAAAAAGTCGCACAATATCACAGTGCTTGTGACTGATAACGGCGAACCGTCAGAATGG ACAATGAAATCATTTGTAATTGAAGTGGTAGACAAGAACGAAGCTCCAGTTGAAATAATTTTCACTGACGAAGACGGGCAGCTGAGCTTCGTTGACAACAAACCCCAAGTGGAAGAGAATTCTCCGAATGGCACAGTGATTGGCATGCTGATGGGTCTTGACGCAGACGCAGAGCAGTTGCTGACGTTTTTCctctacgacgacgatgaaggacaatttgGAATACTTAACGCAACGGCGAATTGTAGCTCGAACGTGTCCGCTCCT GGTGTCAGGACGGTGTGCAGTGCAAAGATCATAACGAAAAATTCGTTCAACTACGAAGACCCTGTCAGTCACAGTATTGCCGTTCGTGCTACCGATGCAGGCCATCTCAACAAAACTGCACAATTTTTCATTAGAATCGtagacgtcaacgaaaaaCCTACG GGTATTCTATATTCTGGCAACACAAGTGTCTCTGAAAATCGAATTGATGTCGTTCTTGGCTATATGGCGACTATCGACAAGGACCAATTTCAGTCGTACACGTACACGTTAGCCGATGACGCCGGTGGTCGATTCGTTGTCGAGGGCCACATACTGAAAGTGTCTTCGTCGGCAAATCTCGACTATGAATTTGCTGAACGTCACGCTGTCGTTGTGAATTCGACGGACAGCGGTTCGCCTCCGCTTTCGGTCTCCGAGACGTTCGTCATTCAAGTTTTGGACGTAAACGAGGCTCCATCGGCTGTGATTCTAGACAGAAATACTGTCATTGAAAACAGTCCCTCAAATACGGTGATCGGAAATTTGTCGTCTGTGGATTCCGACTATTCACAGACCCATTCGTATAAACTTGTGGACTCGAGCGACGGTCGATTTATATTGGCAGGAAACACTTTAAAAACGGCCGTATCCAACGTGAGATGTTTAGAAGTGGGAGGCAGCGAATGCATTTTGAACCACgaaaaagcagaagaacgGTACATTCGCGTTCGTGCAACCGATAGcggatcgccgccgctctccGTCGAATCCCAGTTAAAGATTCGAGTGGCAGATGCAAACGATAGGCCGAGAAATCTAACGTTATCAAGCAGTGAAGTGCACGAAAATGTGCCGGCTGGGACTGAAATAGGAACATTGGGAGcaaaggacgaagacgactctCAGGAACTTGTTTTTGATCTAGCGTACGAGAATAGGGATCACTTCAGAATTATTGGGAATGAACTGCAGATGACGATCACTCCAAATTTCGAGATGACGAGATTATATTCTGTCATTATTATAGCCCAAGACAATGGCATTCCTCAGATGAAC GTCTCAAAGACTTTTAGCATCGAAATTTTAGACGTGAACGAACCTccatttgacgtcaacgtcaccgACGAATACGGTCTAATGAACTTCAGCAGAGGCATGCCCAGAGTCGATGAAAACACTTCCAAAGGAACAATAATTGGAAAAGTTGTCGCTAAGGATTACGACGCCAACGATACGTTGATGTTCTTCTTGGACGATGACTCTGGCGGGCATTTTGCtttggaaacgacgacgtgccaGTCCGAAGCTGGCGTGGCG GACGTACACACTGTCTGTTGGACGACGCTTGTCGTTTCAGCAAATCTCGACtacgaaagcgacgatcacTTACAGCACATAAACATTAGCGTGTACGACTCGGGAGAGCTATCTGTTGTTCGTCAGTTTGTCGTTGCTATTGGAAACGTCAATTATCGACCAAAGGACATCAagttttctgacgtcactcaaGGTTCGGtcaaagaaaatcaagagaACGCATTTGTTGCTAGTCTAGTGACAATCGACGATGACCAATCTGACAAACACACGTACGAATTGATTGGCTCCGCTAACAATCGATTCACGATTGACGGCAACACCCTAACGACAATAGCAAGTTTAGATTATGAAGACGAGTCAGAACACACAGTCGTCATCAGGTCTATTGACTCCGGATTTCCTCCACTGTACGTCGACAAAAACTTCACAATACACGTAACAGATGTCAATGAGGCACCTAGCGCTGTGATGGTAAAGGACAACGATGTGAAAGAGAACAGTGAGATTGGTACTCTTGTCGGTAAATTGCACGCTGACGATCCCGACAATGCTCGAACAACTCGTCAGGTGGTGACGTTTACGATGACTGATAGTGCAAGCGGTCGTTTCATGATCGagggtgacgtcgtcgtcgttgccattTCTAATCAGCGCTGTTTGGCGTTTGGTGGCGCAGAGTGCAAAATCAATTACGAGACGGCCAAGTGGCACAATATAACAATTCGTGCTGAAGACGACGGTACTCCTCGACTTGGCCGCACGTTCAATTTGACAATCTACGTGACCGATGTCAACGATCAGCCAAGAAATCTTGAAATAGACGCATATCAAGTTGAAGAGAATGAAACCGCTGATACATTAGTGGGGTCGTTCCTTGCCACTGACGAGGACGAAGGTGACGTTCTTTCGTACACTCTCctagacgacgatgaaggaCAGTTCAAAGTGAATGGGAGCGATTTACTGAAGGCGCGTGGAACTGACTACGAGACTCGCAAGTCTCATGCCATCACAGTGGAAGTAACAGATAGTAAAGAACCTGTTAA ATGA